A DNA window from Xiphias gladius isolate SHS-SW01 ecotype Sanya breed wild chromosome 3, ASM1685928v1, whole genome shotgun sequence contains the following coding sequences:
- the gprc5ba gene encoding G protein-coupled receptor, class C, group 5, member Ba: MAFLPVLLVLLLNVAHRASSQDSEYSETPPRGCGWGLVHPYTLLCDLDSIWGVAVESVAAGGVLAAILLALVLLCRLRHISEAEKRSGVGPILLLLLGILGLFSLSFAYLIEQDESLCLLRRALWGLLFAICFSCLLVQGVRLRRLGRERRSPGGCALTGLALGLSAVQGIIAAEWLLLTVLREGRAACQYLPLDFSLACSYVLALLLAALTAASLALCGKTRQWRCNAIWLLVTCLLSLLLWVAWVGFYLYGNAWLGRSPDWNDPALAIALVAQGWLLLIFHAIPESHICLRPPPQPTAPDYFDTSQNSTRMRETSFDEDIPLSHRQFVENQGYGYNDENTAGLRSGGGAGQHNSNTGARPSAPFRSNVYQPTEMTMILNGGAVPSAPPTYTGRQLW, translated from the exons ATGGCGTTCCTCCCGGTCCTCCTCGTGCTGCTGCTGAATGTTGCTCATCGTGCCAGCAGTCAGGACTCTGAGTACTCTGAGACTCCCCCAAGAGGCTGTGGCTGGGGCCTCGTGCATCCCTACACCCTCCTCTGCGACCTGGACTCCATATGGGGTGTAGCTGTCGAGTCTGTGGCTGCCGGTGGGGTGCTGGCTGCCATCTTACTAGCCCTGGTCCTGCTGTGCCGTTTACGCCACATCAGTGAGGCCGAGAAGCGCAGCGGCGTGGGGCCgatcctcctgctgctcctcggCATCCTTGGCTTGTTCAGCCTGAGCTTTGCTTACCTTATCGAGCAGGATGAGTCGTTATGTCTGCTCCGCAGGGCCCTGTGGGGTCTCCTGTTTGCCATCTGCTTCTCCTGTTTGCTGGTGCAGGGTGTCCGTCTGCGTAGACTGGGCCGGGAGCGTCGGAGCCCCGGTGGCTGCGCTCTCACAGGCCTGGCGCTGGGTTTGAGTGCTGTGCAGGGCATCATTGCCGCCGAGTGGTTACTTCTGACCGTGCTGCGGGAGGGACGAGCTGCCTGTCAGTACTTGCCTCTGGACTTCTCACTAGCCTGCAGCTACGTGCTAGCTCTCCTACTCGCCGCGCTGACCGCCGCCTCCCTGGCCCTGTGTGGGAAGACACGCCAGTGGCGCTGCAATGCCATCTGGCTGCTGGTGACCTGCTTGCTGTCGCTGCTGCTGTGGGTGGCCTGGGTGGGCTTTTATCTGTACGGCAATGCCTGGCTGGGAAGGTCCCCGGACTGGAATGACCCGGCACTGGCCATCGCTTTAGTGGCTCAGGGCTGGCTGCTGCTGATCTTCCATGCCATTCCTGAATCCCACATCTGCCTGAGACCCCCGCCACAGCCCACTGCCCCGGATTACTTTGACACCTCCCAGAACTCAACACGGATGAGGGAGACGAGCTTTGATGAAgacatccctctctctcacaggCAGTTTGTGGAGAACCAGGGCTACGGATACAACGACGAGAACACTGCAG GCTTGAGGAGCGGTGGTGGTGCCGGGCAACACAACAGCAACACCGGTGCCAGGCCCAGCGCTCCTTTCCGCAGCAACGTCTACCAGCCCACCGAGATGACCATGATCCTGAACGGGGGAGCG GTGCCCTCTGCCCCTCCGACCTACACGGGGAGGCAGTTGTGGTGA